One window of the Klebsiella sp. WP3-W18-ESBL-02 genome contains the following:
- a CDS encoding PTS transporter subunit EIIC: MRAKIQDYFSSLGRSFIPAVAVMSCFALLLSIGAVLKNPHFINDIPALQSTPVAFLANLLTQTGMVIIAYMPLIFCLAIAIGMAEKGKKETAALSALIAYIFMLVFSGLMLSASGMLLKPDVGINAQSNVLAISQTLAMRQAMQNVVLGIQTVDTGVLGGIIIGALSAVITNRNSARKLPLIFGFYQGRHLPPILSGLAGLTIGLIVPFIWPWIGGGLYYAASALAKAGIFGSFMFGFIEKLLLPTGLQHVWYSLVHYTQVGGTLEISGQTYVGTKAITMAALATPDFNDNIHQITRLWLGQGDTPGKVFGIPGALLGIYLAAKDRDRVKTVLISAAVAAMFAGVVEPFTFMYLFLAPPLFLIDCTLQGLSFAILDATHASYLGGSTLIEILFNGILQGHKSTWIPIVLLGIALFFIYLITFKWYIEKFNVLTPGREGTADNDETKAAEILSSRLLRQNKSTDDVAAEILRKLGGKANIKEINNCISRLRIKINAPQHVDAAGMKTISDALGVTQPAPDEYHIIFGMRVGEYRDAFDRAVESVE; this comes from the coding sequence ATGAGAGCTAAAATACAGGATTACTTCTCTTCTCTTGGCCGCTCGTTTATTCCTGCCGTCGCAGTGATGAGCTGTTTTGCTTTACTCCTTTCGATTGGCGCCGTGCTAAAAAACCCACATTTTATCAACGATATTCCGGCACTGCAGTCCACTCCTGTCGCATTTCTGGCGAATTTACTCACCCAAACAGGCATGGTGATTATTGCTTATATGCCGCTTATTTTTTGTCTGGCGATTGCTATCGGAATGGCAGAAAAAGGTAAAAAAGAAACGGCAGCGCTGTCGGCACTTATTGCCTACATTTTTATGCTCGTCTTTTCCGGTTTGATGCTGAGCGCCTCAGGCATGCTGCTGAAACCCGACGTCGGCATTAACGCGCAAAGCAACGTTCTGGCAATTTCCCAGACGCTTGCGATGCGCCAGGCGATGCAGAACGTGGTGCTTGGCATTCAGACCGTTGATACCGGTGTACTGGGCGGCATCATTATCGGTGCGCTATCGGCCGTTATCACCAACCGTAATAGCGCCCGTAAACTACCGCTGATTTTCGGTTTTTACCAGGGCCGGCATCTTCCGCCGATCCTTAGCGGCCTTGCCGGCCTGACCATTGGATTAATCGTTCCCTTTATCTGGCCGTGGATCGGCGGCGGGCTTTACTATGCGGCGTCGGCGCTGGCAAAAGCCGGTATATTCGGTTCATTTATGTTCGGATTTATTGAGAAACTGCTGCTACCAACCGGGCTACAGCACGTCTGGTACTCTCTGGTGCATTACACGCAGGTCGGCGGTACGTTAGAAATTAGCGGGCAGACCTATGTGGGTACAAAGGCCATCACCATGGCGGCGCTGGCAACGCCAGACTTTAATGACAATATTCACCAGATTACGCGGTTGTGGTTGGGCCAGGGAGATACGCCGGGCAAAGTCTTTGGTATTCCCGGCGCGTTGCTGGGTATTTATCTGGCGGCCAAAGACCGCGATCGCGTAAAAACAGTCTTAATCTCTGCCGCCGTGGCGGCGATGTTTGCGGGCGTGGTGGAACCGTTCACCTTTATGTATCTGTTTCTTGCCCCGCCGCTATTTTTAATTGATTGCACCCTTCAGGGCCTATCGTTTGCCATTCTTGACGCAACCCATGCCTCTTATCTCGGCGGCAGCACGCTGATTGAAATATTATTTAACGGTATTTTACAGGGGCACAAATCAACGTGGATACCGATTGTTTTATTAGGTATTGCCCTGTTCTTTATCTACCTCATCACCTTTAAATGGTATATCGAAAAATTTAACGTTCTGACCCCAGGCCGGGAAGGCACTGCCGATAACGATGAGACTAAAGCGGCAGAAATTCTCTCGTCCAGACTGCTGCGGCAAAATAAATCAACGGATGACGTTGCCGCAGAAATCCTTCGCAAACTCGGTGGCAAAGCGAATATTAAAGAAATCAATAATTGTATCTCACGTCTGCGAATAAAGATTAATGCACCGCAGCACGTTGATGCCGCCGGAATGAAGACCATTAGTGATGCCTTAGGCGTCACCCAACCCGCCCCCGATGAATACCATATTATTTTTGGCATGCGCGTTGGGGAATATCGTGACGCTTTCGATCGCGCCGTTGAATCAGTGGAGTAA
- a CDS encoding FAD-dependent oxidoreductase, whose product MTLSIAPLNQWSKQKMNEMMQIALQAPVYATADVVVVGGGPAGVAAAIAAARSHARVILIERSGQLGGMATLGNVSIFMTVGNLTGIYKEIIAAIRPDFLAQHTQPEKLKIQFNPLLLRYHLHRMVESENIQLMLHTDFITPIVSHGAVTAVVVKTREGVKVIQGSQFIDCTGNAELAISAGVPYETGRVSDGLTQPMTLMFQMQNTGQPVQQILPEGCYHYETVADLPQGRRLLWELQPDGTLIVNMTRIKGNGATIADSSYAETEGIKQVFSVANYLQRNGFENYILSHIAAETGVRESHRICGRYTLTEDDLLHARRFPDVVAQTNYEIDIHSPQGEKVCDERKINGYDIPYRCLVPQGVDRLLVAGRILSASHVALSSARVMPTCFALGQAAGVAAALAVETECPVGNIPPKQLHQHMKEQGVTFY is encoded by the coding sequence GTGACGCTTTCGATCGCGCCGTTGAATCAGTGGAGTAAGCAAAAAATGAATGAAATGATGCAAATAGCGCTTCAGGCCCCCGTTTATGCGACAGCAGATGTTGTGGTTGTGGGGGGAGGGCCAGCCGGGGTCGCTGCAGCGATTGCGGCGGCGCGCAGTCACGCGCGCGTCATCCTGATTGAACGTTCAGGGCAGCTCGGCGGTATGGCAACACTTGGCAACGTGAGTATTTTTATGACCGTTGGCAACCTGACGGGGATCTATAAAGAGATTATCGCCGCCATACGACCCGATTTTCTGGCACAACACACCCAGCCGGAGAAACTCAAAATTCAGTTTAACCCGCTGCTGCTGCGTTACCATCTTCATCGCATGGTAGAAAGCGAAAATATCCAGCTCATGCTACATACCGATTTCATTACGCCGATTGTGAGCCATGGCGCAGTGACCGCCGTCGTGGTCAAAACACGCGAAGGTGTGAAAGTGATTCAAGGTTCTCAGTTTATCGACTGCACCGGTAATGCGGAGCTGGCTATTTCTGCCGGTGTACCTTATGAAACGGGAAGAGTATCCGATGGTCTGACTCAGCCCATGACGCTGATGTTTCAGATGCAAAATACCGGTCAACCGGTGCAGCAGATATTACCAGAAGGTTGCTACCACTATGAAACAGTTGCCGATCTACCGCAGGGGCGACGTCTGCTGTGGGAGCTCCAACCCGACGGTACGCTCATCGTCAATATGACCCGGATCAAGGGCAACGGCGCCACCATTGCCGACAGTAGCTATGCTGAAACCGAAGGGATAAAACAAGTCTTCTCCGTCGCTAACTATCTCCAGCGTAACGGCTTCGAAAACTATATTCTTTCCCATATTGCCGCTGAAACCGGCGTTCGCGAAAGTCACCGTATTTGCGGGCGCTACACCCTTACCGAGGACGACCTGCTGCATGCTCGCCGCTTTCCCGACGTGGTGGCGCAAACGAATTATGAGATTGATATTCACAGCCCGCAGGGAGAAAAGGTCTGTGATGAACGAAAAATCAATGGTTACGATATTCCCTATCGCTGCCTCGTGCCACAAGGCGTCGACCGGCTGCTGGTCGCGGGAAGAATCCTCTCGGCAAGCCATGTTGCACTCTCTTCCGCCCGCGTTATGCCTACCTGTTTTGCTCTGGGGCAAGCCGCTGGGGTGGCCGCCGCACTGGCGGTGGAGACAGAGTGTCCGGTCGGTAATATTCCACCAAAGCAACTGCATCAGCATATGAAAGAACAGGGCGTCACGTTTTATTAG
- the yidA gene encoding sugar-phosphatase, giving the protein MAIKLIAIDMDGTLLLPDHTISPAVKNALAAARAKGVNVVLTTGRPYAGVHSYLKELGMNEPGDYCITYNGALVQKAGDGSTVAQTALKYEDYRFLEELSRKVGSHFHALDRNTLYTANRDISYYTVHESFVATIPLVFCEAEKMDPSIEFLKVMMIDEPAILDKAIARIPAEVKEKYTVLKSSPYFLEILDKRVNKGTGVKSLADVLGIKPEEIMAIGDQENDIAMIEFAGVGVAMDNAIPAVKEAANFITKSNLEDGVAWAIEKYVLS; this is encoded by the coding sequence ATGGCTATTAAACTGATTGCAATCGACATGGACGGAACGTTGCTGTTGCCGGACCACACTATCTCTCCTGCGGTGAAAAACGCCCTCGCGGCGGCACGCGCAAAAGGGGTTAACGTGGTGCTGACCACCGGGCGTCCCTATGCCGGCGTGCACAGCTATCTGAAAGAGCTGGGCATGAACGAGCCGGGAGATTACTGCATTACCTATAACGGCGCGCTGGTGCAGAAAGCGGGCGACGGCAGTACGGTGGCGCAAACGGCGCTGAAGTATGAAGACTACCGCTTCCTGGAAGAACTTTCTCGCAAGGTCGGCTCCCACTTCCACGCGCTGGATCGCAACACGCTTTATACCGCTAACCGTGATATCAGCTACTACACCGTGCATGAATCCTTTGTCGCCACGATTCCGCTGGTGTTCTGCGAAGCCGAGAAGATGGACCCCTCGATTGAGTTCCTGAAGGTGATGATGATCGACGAACCGGCCATCCTCGACAAAGCGATTGCCCGTATTCCGGCGGAAGTGAAAGAAAAATACACGGTGCTGAAAAGCTCACCATACTTCCTCGAAATCCTCGATAAGCGCGTTAACAAAGGCACCGGCGTGAAGTCGCTGGCCGACGTGTTGGGCATCAAGCCAGAAGAAATTATGGCCATTGGCGACCAGGAGAACGACATCGCGATGATTGAGTTCGCCGGCGTCGGCGTGGCGATGGATAACGCTATTCCGGCGGTGAAAGAAGCGGCAAACTTTATCACCAAATCCAATCTGGAAGACGGCGTCGCCTGGGCGATAGAGAAATACGTGCTTAGCTAA
- a CDS encoding YidB family protein, with product MGLFDDVVGSLLSGDAGKYQAILSWVNEQGGIQALLEKLQSGGLSDIVSSWISNQQSNQSISSDQVVSALGAPAVSDLGEKLGTDASSASTMLAEYLPKIVDALSPQGEVDPQAHSDLLSAGMNLLKGGKLFG from the coding sequence ATGGGGCTTTTTGATGATGTAGTCGGCTCGCTGCTTAGCGGTGATGCGGGGAAATATCAAGCAATCCTGAGTTGGGTAAATGAGCAGGGCGGCATTCAGGCGCTACTGGAGAAGCTGCAAAGCGGCGGGCTCAGTGACATTGTGTCATCCTGGATCAGTAACCAACAAAGTAACCAATCCATTAGCAGCGACCAGGTCGTCTCGGCGCTGGGCGCACCTGCGGTGTCGGATCTGGGGGAAAAGCTCGGCACCGATGCCAGCTCCGCTTCAACGATGCTGGCGGAATATTTGCCGAAAATTGTTGATGCGCTTTCCCCACAGGGTGAAGTTGACCCGCAGGCGCACAGCGACCTGCTGTCGGCCGGTATGAACCTGCTGAAGGGCGGCAAACTCTTTGGTTGA